A single region of the Salvia splendens isolate huo1 chromosome 18, SspV2, whole genome shotgun sequence genome encodes:
- the LOC121777432 gene encoding heavy metal-associated isoprenylated plant protein 32-like has translation MSKDEFLKIQTCVLKVNIHCDGCKHKVKKILQKIEGVYTTKIDSEQGKVTVSGNVDPNTLIKKLIKNGKHAELWGAKPSNNSNQNHLNNQFKNLQIDHGGKGSGGGNKGQGQKGGGNNQPKGGGGGGPSGHNQPLQQMKGFQDMKMLPQFMNDVKMAPNSGSKEQNAKSVKFKLPQEEDLSDDDYDDDDFDDDDFDDDELDDEMDHAPLNKMKPVTGGGHGGPQMPPGMMMQNMMNGQLPQMMKPGGNAGGGGNGNKGGGGGNGSVPVQMNHGSGGGGKKGGGGGNGGSGNQNQGGGAKGGKNGGGGGQHGGGGNAGQSKNGGGSGGGGGGGGLPGNGHHFMPNGAKKMGDGPHGMPNMMAMNGGGGGNMPPMGQMGQHMGNLPPMGQMGNLAAVQGLPASAHGGGGAGYFPGGGPPDHMAGGNPYYQQQLANMMMNQQRANGNERFQPMMYARPPPAVNYMPAPYPPYPYPPPPGDRPDQYAMFSDENTGSCSVM, from the exons ATGAGTAAAGATGAATTCTTGAAGATCCAG ACTTGTGTTCTTAAAGTGAATATACACTGTGATGGCTGTAAGCATAAAGTCAAGAAAATCTTGCAGAAGATTGAAG GTGTATACACTACTAAAATAGATTCAGAGCAAGGGAAGGTAACAGTTTCTGGTAATGTTGATCCAAACACACTGATTAAGAAGCTAATCAAGAATGGGAAGCATGCTGAGTTATGGGGTGCAAAGCCATCCAACAACAGCAATCAAAACCACCTCAACAACCAGTTCAAAAATCTTCAAATCGACCACGGTGGCAAAGGCAGTGGTGGTGGGAATAAAGGGCAGGGCCAAAAGGGTGGGGGAAACAATCAGCCCaagggtggtggtggtggtggcccCTCAGGGCATAATCAGCCGCTGCAGCAGATGAAGGGGTTTCAGGATATGAAGATGCTGCCGCAGTTCATGAATGATGTGAAGATGGCACCTAACAGTGGCAGCAAGGAGCAGAATGCGAAGTCGGTCAAGTTCAAGCTGCCCCAGGAAGAGGACCTGAGTGATGATGATTATGATGACGATGATTTTGACGATGAtgattttgatgatgatgagctCGATGATGAGATGGATCATGCGCCCTTAAATAAGATGAAGCCGGTGACTGGGGGTGGCCATGGTGGCCCGCAAATGCCTCCAGGGATGATGATGCAGAACATGATGAATGGCCAGCTCCCGCAGATGATGAAGCCCGGTGGAAATGCTGGTGGCGGTGGGAATGGGAACAAGGGTGGGGGCGGTGGGAATGGTAGCGTTCCTGTACAGATGAACCACgggagtggtggtggtgggaaGAAGGGCGGTGGTGGTGGCAATGGTGGTAGCGGGAATCAGAATCAAGGTGGTGGTGCGAAGGGAGGAAAGAATGGGGGCGGGGGTGGTCAGCATGGCGGAGGAGGCAATGCCGGCCAAAGTAAGAATGGGGGTGGcagcggtggtggtggaggaggcggCGGGCTGCCAGGCAACGGGCACCATTTCATGCCTAATGGGGCCAAGAAAATGGGTGATGGACCTCATGGAATGCCTAACATGATGGCTATgaatggtggtggtggtggtaatATGCCTCCCATGGGCCAAATGGGGCAGCATATGGGAAATCTACCACCAATGGGGCAAATGGGAAACCTCGCCGCAGTGCAAGGGTTGCCGGCCTCAGCTCACGGCGGTGGTGGGGCGGGGTACTTCCCTGGTGGTGGGCCGCCTGACCACATGGCGGGTGGCAACCCCTACTACCAGCAGCAGCTAGCGAACATGATGATGAACCAGCAGAGGGCGAACGGGAACGAGAGGTTCCAGCCGATGATGTACGCCAGGCCGCCCCCAGCAGTCAACTACATGCCGGCGCCCTATCCGCCCTACCCGTACCCTCCGCCACCTGGCGACAGGCCCGACCAGTATGCGATGTTCAGTGACGAGAACACCGGTAGTTGTAGTGTGATGTGA
- the LOC121777433 gene encoding peroxisomal adenine nucleotide carrier 1-like has protein sequence MESLVEATSGAVGSLLSTSILYPLDTCKTKFQAENKAHQHQKYRNISDVLWEAISTRQVLSLFQGLGTKNFHSFISSFLYFYGYSFLKRLYLKKSGLKYIGTKANLAIAAAAGACTVVVTQPLDTVSSKMQTSEFGESKGLWQSLSESTWGESFDGLGISILLTSNPSIQYTAFDQLKNRMLKEKMRKRESGAAASPSPEALSALTAFLLGAVSKCIATCITYPAIRCKVVIQSAESDEDGRSQLKTHKTVSGALHSIWEKEGILGFYKGLQAQILKTVLSSALLLMIKEKITKSTWITMLALRRFILVTRSRLKSS, from the exons ATGGAGTCTTTGGTGGAGGCAACATCAGGTGCAGTGGGTTCCCTGCTCAGCACCTCCATTCTCTACCCACTTGATACTTGCAAGACTAAGTTTCAAGCTGAGAACAAAGCCCATCAACACCAAAAATATAG GAACATCTCAGATGTCCTTTGGGAGGCAATATCGACACGTCAAGTTCTCTCGTTGTTCCAAGGTTTGGGAACAAAGAATTTTCATTCCTTCATTTCGTCGTTCCTCTATTTCTATGGATACAGCTTCTTGAAGAGGCTTTATTTGAAGAAAAGTGGGTTAAAATATATTGGGACCAAAGCCAACTTAGCCATAGCAGCAGCTGCTGGTGCTTGCACAGTCGTAGTGACACAG CCTCTGGACACAGTTTCCTCGAAGATGCAAACGAGTGAGTTTGGAGAATCTAAAGGATTATGGCAGTCCCTCTCGGAGAGTACGTGGGGCGAGTCATTTGATGGCCTAGGCATCTCTATTCTTCTCACCTCAAATCCTTCCATTCAG TACACAGCCTTTGATCAGTTAAAGAATAGAATGTTGaaggagaagatgaggaaaagggAAAGCGGTGCAGCAGCATCACCGTCTCCAGAAGCCCTCTCTGCACTCACCGCCTTCCTGTTGGGGGCTGTCTCAAAATGCATCGCCACCTGCATAACGTACCCTGCTATAAG GTGCAAAGTAGTGATCCAGTCGGCCGAGTCTGATGAGGACGGCAGATCTCAACTGAAAACGCATAAAACTGTGTCTGGTGCACTGCATTCGATATGGGAAAAGGAAGGGATACTTGGGTTCTATAAAGGTCTGCAGGCACAAATCCTGAAGACGGTCCTGAGCTCAGCGCTGCTTCTGATGATAAAAGAGAAGATCACGAAATCAACGTGGATCACAATGCTTGCACTGAGAAGGTTCATCCTCGTGACAAGAAGCCGGTTGAAGAGCTCGTGA
- the LOC121777338 gene encoding TVP38/TMEM64 family membrane protein slr0305-like yields MAFNITWASFLRFFSLLLLLSAIVIACFTLPVEKMLRDFLVWVEEDLGPWGPLVLAVAYIPLTILAVPASILTLGGGYLFGLPVGFVADSIGATIGAGAAFLLGRTLGRSFVMAKLKDYPQFRAVEISIRRSGFKIVLLLRLVPLLPFSMLNYLLSVTSVSLVPYLMASWLGMMPITLALVYVGTTLKDISDVTHGWSGFSKTRWAFIALSLVVSVMLMVIVTRVAKAALEKALAENEDMDGSDPVSPDLPVEGNLRQPLIVKVDST; encoded by the exons ATGGCGTTCAATATCACGTGGGCTTCGTTCCTCAGATTCTTCTCGCTTCTGCTGCTCCTCTCCGCAATTGTGATTGCTTGCTTCACTCTCCCTGTTGAAAAG ATGCTTAGAGATTTCTTGGTATGGGTAGAGGAAGATCTTGGTCCTTGGGGTCCTCTGGTGTT AGCGGTGGCTTACATCCCTTTAACAATATTGGCAGTGCCAGCTTCAATACTAACC CTAGGTGGTGGCTATCTTTTTGGCTTGCCAGTCGGTTTCGTTGCTGATTCAATTGGGGCTACAATAGGCGCTGGCGCAGCATTTCTTCTTGGGCGAact CTAGGTAGGTCGTTTGTCATGGCCAAGTTGAAAGACTACCCCCAGTTTCGTGCAGTTGAGATTTCAATTCGGAGGTCCGGATTTAAG ATTGTTTTGTTGCTCCGGCTTGTTCCTTTACTTCCATTCAGCATGCTGAATTACCTCTTATCTGTGACATCAGTCTCACTAGTTCCGTATTTGATGGCATCATGGCTGGGCATGATG CCAATTACTCTGGCATTGGTATATGTTGGAACAACGTTAAAGGATATCTCAGATGTGACGCATGGATGGAGCGGATTTTCGAAAACCCGTTGG GCATTTATCGCGTTGAGCCTTGTGGTGTCGG TTATGTTAATGGTCATTGTGACACGAGTAGCAAAAGCTGCTCTAGAGAAAGCGTTGGCAGAGAACGAGGATATGGATGGCAGCGATCCCGTGTCACCGGATTTACCGGTGGAGGGGAATCTGCGCCAGCCGCTTATAGTCAAGGTTGATAGCACGTAA